Proteins from a single region of Sebastes umbrosus isolate fSebUmb1 chromosome 8, fSebUmb1.pri, whole genome shotgun sequence:
- the LOC119493151 gene encoding gamma-crystallin M2-like, translated as MTSTGMNMMSKIIFYEDRNFQGRNYECMSDCPDMSSYLSRCHSCRVERGCFMVYDRNNYMGNQYFMRRGEYSDFQSMFNMSETIRSCRMIPMYRGNYRMKIYERENFGGQMHELMDDCDNIMDRYRMNNCMSCNVMDGHWLMYEQAQYRGRMMYLRPGEYRNFMNMGQSGMRFMSMKRITDSCY; from the exons ATGACTTCCACTGGAATGAACATGATGAGCAAG atCATCTTCTACGAGGACAGGAACTTCCAGGGTCGCAATTATGAGTGCATGAGCGACTGCCCCGACATGTCCTCCTACCTGAGCAGGTGCCACTCCTGCAGGGTGGAGAGAGGGTGCTTCATGGTGTACGACCGCAACAACTACATGGGCAACCAGTACTTCATGAGGAGGGGCGAGTACTCCGACTTCCAGAGCATGTTCAACATGAGCGAGACCATCAGGTCCTGCCGCATGATCCCCATG TACAGAGGAAACTACAGGATGAAGATCTACGAGAGGGAGAACTTCGGTGGTCAGATGCATGAGCTGATGGACGACTGCGACAACATCATGGACCGTTACCGCATGAACAACTGCATGTCCTGCAACGTGATGGACGGCCACTGGCTGATGTACGAGCAGGCCCAGTACAGAGGCAGGATGATGTACCTGAGGCCCGGCGAGTACAGGAACTTCATGAACATGGGCCAAAGCGGCATGAGGTTCATGAGCATGAAGCGCATCACCGACTCTTGCTATTAG
- the inpp5e gene encoding phosphatidylinositol polyphosphate 5-phosphatase type IV, which translates to MTENGQDSPLQQSCEAPAKGDSVVNDSRTLKTSLVDTKSCREHNDAPKVTARNAEGEIIPYQPRPPPLPRLSSKSVSVDETVRTRRLRNSQESLSDLAGTGSSTESLKEDQTAPGGFGLSDAATIRNNQDSNVRPRSAVGSGSPVSACSLSEYERRPPSQQSDPTDHRARPTKLRLSPVQPAGTLPALEQGFASATLRAANRIDRDCLDYAALAREKLGERLHRNLSDSRLLENMGSDSASVNSLRSTYSVLSPIRPQDVRNRSFLEGSVLGSGALLGAEELDRHFPDRRVGIYVATWNMQGEKGLPPNLDDLLLPTDSEFAQDFYIIGVQEGCPDRREWETRLQETLGPYYVMLYAASHGVLYLTVFVRRDLIWFCSEVEHATVTTRIISQIKTKGAVGIAFTFFGTSFLFITSHFTSGDAKVYERVLDYNKIVEALSLPKGLPDTNPYRSTPSDVTTRFDQVFWFGDFNFRLSKDRVDVEAIMKRTAGGDMGPLLEHDQLSKEMKDGSIFKGFQEAPIHFLPTYKFDIGCDVYDTTSKQRTPSYTDRILFRSRQADDIKVFKYTSCSSIKTSDHRPVISVFQVKLRPGRDNIPLGAGQFDRSLYLEGIRRRITRELKRREAMKSQSSSSSICTIS; encoded by the exons ATGACCGAGAATGGACAGGACAGCCCCCTCCAGCAGTCCTGTGAAGCTCCTGCTAAAGGAGATTCAGTTGTCAATGACAGCAGGACACTCAAGACCTCCTTAGTGGATACCAAATCCTGCAGGGAACACAATGATGCCCCTAAAGTCACTGCTAGAAATGCAGAGGGAGAGATCATTCCGTACCAGCCTCGGCCACCTCCACTACCCAGGCTGTCCAGCAAAAGTGTCTCAGTGGACGAGACCGTGAGAACCAGGAGGCTGAGAAACAGCCAGGAGAGCCTGAGTGACCTAGCTGGGACTggctcctccacagagtccctTAAAGAGGACCAAACAGCTCCAGGTGGGTTTGGTCTCAGCGATGCTGCCACCATCAGGAATAACCAGGACTCCAATGTGAGACCCCGCTCCGCTGTTGGGTCAGGATCCCCAGTCTCTGCGTGCAGTCTCTCCGAGTATGAAAGGAGGCCCCCCAGCCAGCAGAGCGACCCCACAGACCACCGAGCGAGGCCCACCAAGCTGCGTCTGTCTCCGGTGCAACCCGCGGGGACGCtgcctgctctggagcagggcTTTGCGTCAGCCACGTTAAGGGCAGCTAATAGGATTGACAGGGATTGTTTGGATTATGCCGCGCTGGCCAGGGAGAAACTCGGGGAGAGACTCCACAGGAACCTGAGCGACAGCCGGCTTCTGGAGAACATGGGGTCGGACAGTGCCTCTGTCAACTCCCTGAGGTCCACCTACAGCGTGCTCAGCCCCATCAGACCCCAGGATGTGAGGAACAG gagCTTTCTGGAGGGCAGCGTGCTGGGAAGCGGCGCCCTGCTCGGGGCCGAGGAGCTGGACCGCCACTTCCCCGACAGGAGAGTGGGCATCTACGTAGCTACTTGGAACATGCAGGGAGAGAAG GGACTTCCACCCAACTTAGATGATCTCCTCCTTCCAACAGACTCGGAATTTGCACAAGACTTTTATATTATTGGGGTCCAGGAGGGCTGTCCTGACAg gagggaATGGGAGACCCGTCTTCAGGAGACTCTGGGACCTTACTACGTCATGCTGTACGCAGCATCACATGGTGTTTTATATCTCACTGTTTTTGTCAGAAGAGACCTCATCTGGTTCTGCTCAG AGGTGGAGCATGCCACAGTCACAACCAGGATCATCTCTCAGATCAAGACCAAAGGGGCTGTGGGAATCGCCTTTACCTTTTTTGGCacttccttcctcttcatcacatcCCACTTTACCT CTGGAGATGCCAAAGTTTACGAGAGAGTACTAGATTACAACAAGATCGTCGAGGCTCTATCTCTACCGAAAGGCCTTCCAGACACCAACCCGTACCGCTCCACACCAT CCGACGTAACCACAAGATTCGACCAGGTCTTCTGGTTTGGAGATTTTAACTTCCGGCTGAGTAAAGACCGGGTCGACGTGGAGGCCATCATGAAACGCACAGCAGGCGGCGACATGGGCCCTCTGCTGGAGCACGACCAGCTCTCCAAGGAAATGAAGGACG GTTCAATCTTTAAAGGTTTCCAAGAGGCACCGATACACTTCCTCCCCACATACAAGTTTGACATCGGCTGTGATGTCTACGACACAACTTCTAAACAGAGAACGCCTTCATACACA gACAGGATCTTGTTCAGGAGCCGGCAGGCTGACGACATAAAAGTGTTCAAGTACACAAGCTGCTCCAGCATCAAGACCTCCGACCATCGGCCCGTCATCAGTGTCTTCCAGGTCAAACTCCGGCCAGGCCGAGACAA tATTCCCCTTGGTGCGGGACAGTTTGACCGAAGCTTGTACTTGGAGGGTATCAGGAGGAGGATCACCAGAGAGCTGAAGAGGAGGGAGGCCATGAAGAGCcaaagtagcagcagcagcatttgcACCATCTcctaa